In Chitinophagales bacterium, a single genomic region encodes these proteins:
- a CDS encoding glycoside hydrolase family 43 protein gives MKRIVLAILLMAQGLLTQAQYVQNPILAGFYPDPSICRAGNDYYIVNSSFAYFPGLPLFHSKDLVNWQQIGYALDRPEQLNLDNARISGGLYAPAISYHNGLFYIVCTEVGSLGNFVITAKDPKGPWSQPVKLPQVNGIDPSLYFEGDKAWIVYNSIPPDNISLHNGHRTIRQYAFDPVKLQVTGEERILINGGTDMAKKPVWIEGPHILKKDDWYFLICAEGGTGYNHSEVVFRSKSPEGPFVTYEKNPILTQRHLDPTRKDPITTTGHADLVEGPDGKWWGVFLGCRPYDGDHYNTGRETFIAPVSWETGWPVFDLGGETVKYQYPIAGIKDTKTAGFNGNYHFKDGFSDPVLNIRYRFLRTPRSSWYSLTENPGYLTLNTRSETCEDKANPSFIGFHQPHLKGEATTWMKFNPTSDKEKAGLLLFQNEKAYYYICLSVKEGNTMVQLFKGKELVSSAPVKVKAGKEIGFRITANSDRYAFSYAVKKNKWITLLDNVDARELSTKTAGGFVGCLYALYTTSNGEPSTNKARFNHFEISNKDDIYK, from the coding sequence ATGAAAAGAATCGTCCTTGCCATCCTGTTGATGGCCCAAGGTCTGCTGACCCAGGCTCAATATGTTCAAAATCCTATTCTCGCCGGATTCTATCCGGATCCAAGTATCTGTCGCGCCGGAAATGATTATTACATTGTCAATTCCTCCTTTGCCTATTTCCCGGGATTACCATTATTTCACAGCAAAGACCTGGTGAACTGGCAACAGATCGGTTATGCGTTGGACAGACCCGAGCAATTGAACCTTGATAATGCCCGCATTTCCGGTGGACTCTATGCACCGGCGATCAGTTATCATAATGGACTTTTCTATATCGTTTGTACCGAGGTGGGTAGCCTTGGAAATTTTGTGATCACGGCCAAGGACCCCAAAGGTCCCTGGAGCCAACCGGTTAAATTGCCGCAGGTCAATGGGATCGACCCTTCCCTTTATTTTGAAGGCGACAAGGCCTGGATCGTTTACAACAGCATTCCACCCGATAATATTTCTCTGCATAATGGCCACCGTACGATCCGGCAATACGCTTTTGACCCGGTCAAACTTCAGGTCACAGGGGAAGAGAGAATTCTCATTAACGGTGGAACAGATATGGCCAAGAAACCTGTTTGGATCGAAGGGCCGCATATCCTGAAAAAAGATGATTGGTATTTTCTCATTTGCGCCGAGGGAGGAACAGGTTATAATCACTCTGAGGTGGTGTTTCGCAGCAAATCGCCCGAAGGGCCATTTGTTACCTATGAAAAAAATCCCATTCTGACACAACGCCATTTGGATCCCACCCGTAAAGATCCCATCACCACTACCGGTCATGCCGACCTGGTTGAAGGGCCCGATGGAAAATGGTGGGGTGTATTTCTGGGTTGCCGACCGTATGATGGCGATCACTACAATACAGGCCGCGAAACCTTTATCGCCCCGGTAAGTTGGGAAACCGGTTGGCCGGTGTTTGACCTGGGTGGGGAAACGGTGAAATATCAATACCCCATCGCCGGTATAAAAGATACTAAGACTGCGGGCTTTAACGGCAATTATCATTTTAAGGATGGGTTTAGTGACCCTGTATTGAATATCCGCTACCGTTTTCTGCGTACCCCACGGAGTAGCTGGTATAGTTTGACTGAAAATCCAGGTTATCTTACCCTGAATACCCGATCAGAAACCTGTGAGGACAAGGCCAATCCTTCCTTTATCGGTTTTCATCAACCCCATCTCAAAGGGGAAGCGACGACCTGGATGAAGTTCAATCCCACCAGCGACAAGGAAAAAGCCGGGCTCCTGTTATTTCAAAACGAAAAAGCGTACTATTATATCTGTCTTTCCGTCAAGGAAGGAAATACAATGGTGCAATTGTTTAAAGGAAAAGAATTGGTCAGCTCCGCTCCGGTAAAAGTAAAGGCAGGAAAAGAGATTGGTTTCCGTATTACGGCCAACAGTGATCGGTATGCATTTTCCTACGCAGTGAAGAAAAACAAATGGATCACTTTGTTGGACAACGTGGATGCCCGTGAACTGAGCACCAAAACGGCTGGCGGGTTTGTGGGTTGTCTGTACGCTCTTTATACGACCTCGAATGGTGAACCCTCTACCAATAAAGCAAGGTTTAATCATTTTGAAATAAGCAATAAAGACGATATTTATAAATGA
- a CDS encoding endo-1,4-beta-xylanase: MSCSSSKKNAAGNQLPSLKEIYKDDFKIGAALNNWQIEEKDTISVNLIPQQFNVVTPENIMKAEVIHPQWDKYDFTMADKIVEYGNKHGIGINGHTLVWHSQMPAFARRMQNVDSFRTFFTEHIKTVASRYDGKVLSWDVVNEALNEDGTMRNSPFLQKLGPDFVTEAFRLAQAASPRSALLYNDYNNEQPAKRAGCITIIKKIQAAGVRIDGVGIQGHWHVGRVPFKDIEESILEYAALGIKVSFTELDIEVLPRNFQGADVSQRMQQDPSLNPYVNGLPDSVQQQLAKDYAQLFQLFLKHRDKIERVTFWGVHDGQSWLNGWPVRGRTNHPLLFDRKGQPKPAFKAVVEVGEKSSKSLRGF, encoded by the coding sequence ATGTCTTGTTCCTCGTCTAAAAAGAATGCAGCCGGCAATCAACTTCCTTCGCTAAAAGAAATATACAAGGACGATTTCAAGATCGGCGCCGCCTTGAACAATTGGCAGATCGAAGAAAAAGATACAATATCGGTCAACCTGATCCCTCAACAATTCAATGTGGTTACCCCGGAGAATATCATGAAGGCAGAGGTGATCCATCCCCAATGGGATAAATATGATTTTACGATGGCCGATAAGATCGTTGAATATGGAAACAAGCACGGGATCGGCATCAATGGACATACCCTGGTCTGGCATAGCCAGATGCCGGCATTTGCCCGTCGCATGCAAAATGTGGATTCTTTCCGCACCTTCTTCACCGAGCATATCAAAACGGTGGCATCACGCTATGATGGTAAAGTATTGAGCTGGGATGTGGTCAATGAAGCACTGAATGAAGATGGCACCATGCGTAATTCACCCTTCTTACAAAAGCTGGGGCCTGATTTTGTGACCGAGGCTTTCCGCCTGGCACAGGCTGCCTCGCCCCGTTCAGCCCTTCTCTACAACGATTATAATAATGAACAACCTGCCAAACGTGCCGGCTGTATCACGATCATCAAAAAAATTCAGGCCGCGGGTGTCCGTATAGATGGTGTGGGTATACAAGGTCACTGGCATGTAGGCCGTGTTCCTTTTAAAGACATCGAAGAAAGTATTCTTGAATATGCGGCATTGGGTATTAAAGTATCCTTTACGGAACTGGACATCGAAGTGCTTCCCCGGAATTTTCAGGGAGCTGATGTAAGCCAGCGTATGCAGCAGGACCCTTCGCTCAACCCCTATGTAAATGGTTTACCGGATAGCGTACAGCAACAATTGGCCAAAGATTATGCCCAGCTTTTTCAACTGTTCCTGAAACACCGGGATAAAATTGAACGTGTCACTTTCTGGGGCGTACATGATGGTCAAAGCTGGCTGAATGGCTGGCCTGTGAGAGGACGGACCAATCACCCCTTATTATTTGACAGAAAGGGCCAACCCAAACCGGCTTTCAAAGCCGTAGTGGAAGTGGGAGAAAAATCGTCCAAGTCACTTCGAGGTTTCTAA
- a CDS encoding glycosyl hydrolase 115 family protein, which translates to MKKHMILLLLMSPLLSRTQNLLSSDIDKNAFPLGNCTIVSAPDEAPLVGLVVSWLQKDIQSVTGKAPITGNALPKKAETLILVGTASSSLLPMALPRMDMSNWFKKDSWEAFRIQTIDNPVPGINQLILIVGSDRRGAAFGVAEFSTQIGVSPWNWWADVPVKKQAQLRIKRNFLLADHPRVKYRGIFINDEAPALSNWSREKFGGFNHLFYEKVFELILRLKGNYIWPAMWGNAFYDDDSLNIRSAEKYGIVIGTSHHEPLMRAHDEWRRYGKGKWNYDSNEVLLKAFWREGMKRATNEKIVSVGMRGDGDMPMSRETATSLLERIVKDQREIIADVTGQPAAKTPQLWALYKEVQDYYDKGMRVPDDVTLLLCDDNWGNLRKLPKREDKPRTGGYGIYYHFDYVGGPRNYKWVNTNPLPKIWQQMNLAWEYDVRQIWIVNVGDIKPMELPISFFITYAWNPEKIKATDIQAFTRKWAADQFGKTYANEIASILSLYAKYNGRRKPELLDADTYSFNYDEWPRVVKEYTDLRERAKSIATKLPAEYHDAYFQLVLHPVLACSNLYEMYYNHALYKQAYALKLPETNTYAARVKDHYLNDSLITRQYHELGNGKWNHMMSQTHIGYTYWQQPPVQKMPAMTLLSEDSIQHGATTPRVNRPALVKGNKGPVFHEDRNIGISIEATNYSRAIETKEIKWVKLPDHGRTGNAVTAFPVTAPASTPGQGSPCLEYDIYTVGKDSVTLYAYFTPVLNFHNMETGTRYAVSIDGETPQIISLNKEDKTSDRGIWNKWVGESIIIRSSRHFLTQPGKHKIRIWRVDPGVVLQKLVLDLGKLKPSFLGPPETTNPQ; encoded by the coding sequence ATGAAAAAGCACATGATACTCCTGCTCCTGATGAGCCCCCTCTTATCCAGGACACAAAACCTGCTCAGCAGCGATATAGACAAAAACGCCTTCCCCCTCGGCAACTGCACCATTGTATCAGCACCCGATGAAGCACCCCTGGTAGGATTAGTAGTGAGTTGGCTGCAAAAAGACATTCAATCTGTAACAGGGAAAGCACCCATAACAGGTAATGCCTTACCAAAGAAAGCCGAAACCCTGATCCTGGTTGGTACTGCTTCCTCTTCTCTTTTGCCCATGGCCCTGCCACGAATGGATATGTCCAATTGGTTTAAAAAGGATAGCTGGGAAGCTTTTCGCATACAGACCATAGATAACCCGGTGCCGGGTATCAATCAACTTATTCTCATCGTTGGCAGTGACCGTCGAGGTGCCGCCTTTGGTGTAGCCGAATTTTCCACACAGATCGGAGTGTCTCCCTGGAATTGGTGGGCCGATGTGCCGGTAAAAAAACAGGCCCAGCTCCGGATCAAAAGGAATTTTTTACTTGCCGATCATCCCCGGGTAAAATACCGCGGCATATTTATCAATGACGAAGCCCCTGCCCTGTCAAACTGGTCGAGGGAAAAATTCGGCGGCTTTAACCACCTGTTCTATGAAAAGGTGTTTGAACTCATCCTTCGCCTGAAAGGAAATTATATCTGGCCCGCCATGTGGGGCAATGCCTTTTATGATGATGACTCACTCAATATCCGTTCTGCAGAAAAATACGGGATCGTGATCGGCACCTCGCATCATGAACCATTGATGCGCGCCCATGATGAGTGGAGACGATATGGCAAAGGCAAATGGAACTATGATAGCAATGAAGTATTGTTAAAAGCCTTTTGGCGCGAGGGCATGAAGAGGGCTACCAACGAAAAGATCGTGAGTGTGGGCATGCGGGGCGATGGAGATATGCCAATGTCACGCGAAACCGCCACTTCCCTGCTGGAGCGAATTGTAAAAGACCAGCGCGAGATCATTGCCGACGTAACCGGCCAACCTGCTGCAAAAACGCCACAGCTTTGGGCACTCTATAAAGAAGTACAGGATTATTATGACAAAGGCATGCGGGTACCGGATGATGTAACCTTATTATTATGTGATGATAACTGGGGTAACCTGCGCAAACTTCCCAAACGAGAGGATAAGCCCCGCACCGGTGGATATGGCATTTATTATCACTTTGATTATGTAGGCGGCCCCCGCAATTACAAATGGGTGAATACAAATCCACTCCCGAAGATCTGGCAACAGATGAACCTGGCCTGGGAATATGATGTGCGTCAGATCTGGATCGTGAATGTGGGTGATATCAAACCTATGGAACTCCCGATCTCCTTCTTTATTACCTATGCCTGGAATCCGGAAAAAATAAAGGCGACCGATATTCAGGCCTTCACCCGAAAATGGGCGGCTGATCAGTTTGGAAAAACCTATGCCAATGAGATAGCGTCCATCCTATCCCTTTATGCCAAGTATAATGGCCGTCGCAAACCAGAGTTGCTCGATGCAGACACGTATAGTTTCAACTATGACGAATGGCCAAGGGTGGTAAAAGAATACACCGATCTGCGGGAACGCGCCAAATCCATTGCCACTAAATTACCGGCCGAATACCATGATGCCTATTTTCAATTGGTACTCCATCCCGTGCTGGCCTGCTCGAACCTCTATGAAATGTACTACAATCATGCCTTATATAAACAGGCCTATGCGCTAAAACTTCCTGAAACAAATACCTATGCCGCCAGGGTAAAAGATCATTATTTGAATGACTCACTCATCACGCGGCAATACCATGAATTGGGTAACGGGAAATGGAACCATATGATGAGCCAAACCCATATCGGGTACACTTATTGGCAACAACCCCCCGTACAGAAAATGCCAGCGATGACCCTGCTGTCGGAAGATTCCATTCAACATGGAGCCACTACACCACGTGTGAACAGACCTGCGCTTGTAAAAGGAAATAAAGGCCCTGTATTTCATGAAGACAGAAATATCGGTATCTCGATCGAGGCAACAAACTATAGCCGGGCGATTGAAACCAAAGAGATCAAATGGGTAAAACTTCCCGATCATGGAAGAACAGGAAATGCGGTCACTGCATTTCCTGTCACTGCACCAGCTTCCACGCCGGGACAAGGCTCACCCTGTCTGGAATATGATATCTATACCGTAGGCAAGGATTCGGTAACCCTCTATGCCTACTTCACACCGGTGCTTAATTTTCACAATATGGAAACAGGCACCCGCTATGCGGTTTCCATCGATGGGGAAACGCCACAGATTATCAGTCTGAATAAAGAAGACAAAACGAGCGACCGCGGTATCTGGAACAAATGGGTGGGCGAAAGCATCATTATCCGTTCCAGCCGTCACTTTTTAACCCAACCGGGAAAACATAAGATCCGTATCTGGCGTGTTGACCCGGGTGTAGTACTCCAAAAACTTGTGCTGGACCTCGGTAAACTCAAACCCAGTTTTCTTGGTCCCCCCGAAACTACAAATCCACAATAA
- a CDS encoding TonB-dependent receptor, which yields MKHELAYERTHYNAVWKRLSLFAFFIAAALMTFAQGRVVGKVQNETGSPVTGASVSVKGTSTGTTTDNSGNFSINANPGTVLVISYVGYLTQEVTVTGAELSVQLAVDARSMGEVIVVGYGSQRRRDVTGAVISVNEATLKEVPAPNVLNQLKGRAAGVSIVSNGATPGSQAQIRIRGNRTLTTSQGSADALDGPLVVVDGIPYGGLNDLNPDDIANIEILKDASATAIFGSRGAGGVLLVTTKRGKVGRPVISYDGYYGVTNIMSKYKVFNGQEYAQFKEDGAAYNRTGWPGSQFTSSYLLTQLEKDALAAGVSTDWQDLIYKTGHMQSHQLSLQGGTEMTQFGMGAGFFREEGIIPNQRFDRFNLRATLDQKISNRVKIGLNTMNTLTYTNNPGGGGIPGGLARLTPLASPYNADGTVNLNPAFGSIDAAAVSPLTLITKSDAILSRSRSIRSFNSLYAEVKLMDGLRYRFNAGLNFSQSAFNGYSGPNTYVNTAVVQSSSNATISNTEFWNYNLQHLLYYNKTIAEKHKIGFTGLFEITKDHSQGSNFTITGVPADYIGNANFGLASGTPVANPGNQSFTEQGLVSYMGRINYAYDDKYLLTLTMRRDGSSTLSPGNQYFNYPAIGLGWNVIDEKFMEKLDFVSNLKLRGGWGISGNRNVGPYSTLGALSAGYYNFGTSTAGQALAYTVTTLPATDLKWQSTSQIDIGLEFGFLDNRITGSVDYYHQKTKDILLPVPLPASNGASSTFKNLGRTEGKGVEVALTVEPIRNPKGFNWSADITYFFNREKITELTTPTELQNIAAGWFVGHPLTVIYDYNKLGIWQLDDSIKGTIAAQLAPTQYPGQIRVEDVNGDNRITPADRKILGNFQPKWEGGLTNRFSYGDFDLSVVVYARMGMKVLVPYLTADGGSNGYPFFMQSRVNQLKVDYWTRNNPTNAFPAPDAGTDRFLYGSTLGYQDGSFIKCRSINFGYRVPARLLKKTGISYARVYVNATNPFIIYSPFVRDGFGPDPEGNGYGGSVTPTGAGDVSTPTRQVSVNLNNPPVRQFTFGVNLKF from the coding sequence ATGAAACACGAACTTGCTTATGAAAGAACGCACTACAACGCAGTCTGGAAGAGACTGAGTTTATTTGCCTTCTTTATTGCTGCTGCTCTGATGACATTTGCTCAGGGTAGAGTGGTGGGTAAAGTACAGAATGAAACGGGTAGTCCGGTTACCGGCGCTTCTGTTTCAGTAAAAGGTACAAGTACCGGAACCACGACCGACAATTCGGGTAATTTTTCCATTAATGCCAATCCGGGTACTGTCCTGGTCATTTCGTATGTGGGTTATCTTACCCAGGAAGTGACAGTTACAGGCGCGGAGCTATCTGTACAACTGGCAGTTGATGCCCGTAGTATGGGTGAGGTGATCGTAGTAGGTTACGGCTCCCAACGGAGACGGGATGTAACCGGTGCGGTGATCTCGGTCAACGAGGCCACTCTGAAAGAAGTGCCGGCCCCGAACGTACTCAATCAATTAAAAGGCCGTGCAGCCGGGGTATCCATTGTAAGTAATGGAGCCACACCCGGTTCACAAGCCCAGATCCGGATCCGGGGTAACAGAACCCTGACCACTTCACAAGGCTCCGCCGATGCACTCGACGGCCCACTGGTGGTGGTGGATGGTATCCCTTATGGCGGTCTGAATGACCTGAACCCGGATGACATCGCCAACATCGAGATCCTGAAAGACGCCTCCGCCACTGCCATCTTTGGTTCACGTGGTGCGGGTGGTGTTTTGCTGGTGACCACCAAAAGAGGAAAGGTCGGAAGACCAGTTATTTCCTATGATGGATATTATGGTGTCACTAATATTATGTCCAAATACAAAGTATTCAACGGACAAGAATATGCCCAGTTCAAAGAAGATGGTGCTGCCTACAACCGTACCGGTTGGCCTGGAAGCCAATTCACTTCTTCTTACCTCCTGACCCAATTGGAAAAAGATGCGCTGGCCGCCGGTGTAAGTACCGACTGGCAGGATCTTATTTACAAAACAGGGCATATGCAAAGTCATCAACTGAGTTTGCAGGGTGGTACTGAAATGACCCAGTTTGGTATGGGTGCCGGGTTCTTCCGCGAAGAAGGCATCATCCCTAACCAACGCTTCGACCGTTTTAATCTTCGCGCAACACTCGATCAAAAGATCAGCAACCGCGTGAAGATCGGTTTGAATACCATGAATACCTTGACCTATACCAATAACCCAGGTGGTGGTGGTATTCCCGGCGGTTTGGCCCGGTTGACTCCTTTGGCCAGCCCTTATAATGCCGATGGAACGGTTAACCTGAATCCTGCTTTTGGATCTATTGACGCGGCCGCTGTGAGCCCGCTGACACTGATCACGAAATCGGATGCCATTCTTTCCCGCAGCCGCTCTATTCGCAGCTTCAACAGTTTGTATGCAGAGGTGAAACTGATGGACGGATTGCGCTATCGTTTCAATGCCGGTTTGAACTTCAGCCAATCGGCTTTCAACGGTTATTCTGGTCCTAACACCTACGTAAATACCGCTGTTGTACAGTCTTCTTCCAACGCCACTATTTCCAATACAGAGTTTTGGAATTACAACCTGCAACACCTCTTATATTATAATAAGACCATTGCCGAAAAACATAAGATCGGTTTCACCGGTTTGTTTGAGATCACCAAAGACCATTCACAAGGAAGCAATTTCACCATTACCGGTGTACCTGCTGACTATATCGGTAATGCCAACTTTGGTCTGGCCAGCGGAACACCCGTTGCCAATCCCGGAAACCAGTCATTTACTGAACAAGGCCTGGTTTCTTACATGGGACGTATTAATTATGCCTACGATGACAAGTATTTGTTAACCCTGACCATGAGAAGGGATGGTTCTTCTACCCTGTCACCCGGTAACCAATACTTCAACTATCCCGCCATTGGTTTGGGATGGAATGTGATTGATGAGAAATTCATGGAAAAACTTGATTTTGTTTCCAACCTGAAACTACGTGGTGGCTGGGGTATCTCCGGTAACCGTAACGTAGGACCTTATTCTACCCTGGGAGCCCTTTCAGCCGGGTATTATAACTTTGGAACTTCTACTGCTGGTCAGGCATTGGCTTATACAGTTACGACCCTTCCTGCAACCGACCTCAAATGGCAATCCACTTCCCAGATCGATATTGGTTTGGAATTTGGTTTCCTGGATAACCGTATTACCGGTTCGGTTGATTACTATCATCAGAAAACAAAGGATATCCTTCTCCCTGTACCCCTTCCCGCTTCTAATGGAGCAAGTTCTACCTTTAAAAATCTTGGTAGAACAGAAGGTAAAGGGGTGGAAGTAGCTCTAACTGTTGAACCCATTCGCAACCCTAAAGGGTTCAATTGGAGCGCCGACATCACCTACTTCTTCAATCGGGAAAAGATCACCGAGTTGACCACACCAACCGAATTGCAGAATATTGCCGCCGGTTGGTTTGTCGGACATCCTTTGACTGTGATCTATGACTATAATAAATTAGGCATCTGGCAACTGGATGATTCCATCAAAGGAACCATAGCCGCTCAATTGGCCCCGACACAATATCCCGGCCAGATCAGAGTAGAAGATGTAAACGGAGATAACCGCATTACACCCGCCGACCGGAAGATCCTTGGAAACTTCCAACCCAAATGGGAAGGTGGTTTAACCAACCGTTTCTCCTATGGTGATTTTGATCTTTCCGTGGTTGTTTACGCCAGAATGGGTATGAAAGTACTGGTTCCTTACCTCACCGCTGATGGTGGTAGTAATGGTTATCCTTTCTTTATGCAGAGCCGCGTGAACCAACTTAAGGTGGATTATTGGACTCGGAATAACCCGACCAATGCCTTCCCTGCACCCGATGCTGGTACCGACCGCTTTCTGTATGGTTCAACTCTTGGATATCAGGATGGTTCCTTTATCAAATGCCGGAGCATCAACTTTGGATATCGTGTACCTGCCCGTCTGTTGAAAAAAACAGGTATCAGCTATGCACGTGTCTATGTAAATGCGACCAATCCGTTTATCATCTACTCACCTTTTGTAAGAGATGGTTTTGGACCTGATCCGGAAGGAAATGGTTATGGTGGTTCTGTAACGCCTACAGGTGCAGGTGATGTAAGTACCCCCACCAGACAGGTAAGTGTGAACCTGAACAACCCTCCGGTTCGTCAATTCACTTTTGGTGTAAATCTTAAATTCTAA
- a CDS encoding RagB/SusD family nutrient uptake outer membrane protein gives MKYIKYAIAIAAIVVSGTGCKKLLEEKPQAQVVPSFFNSPAGVLGGIAGVYNDMRSQWGTEGFTNEMQAGTDEFILGASGSAPISTYNGLNASNFGAAWNIAFQDINTLNGVLQYGQTIDLPDATRKQYLAQAKFLRGFWYFYLVQTFGDVPLHTEFITVPSQAASRQPVSQIYDLILQDLTEASADLPDRPTAPFLGKAATKPVAQFLLAKAYLTRGWLTNNNADFVQASTICSTIIANKATYGLDLWQDFGDAFVPANDYGKETMFVSDHSMDPKYGYYTVGGAASGGAAQNLSPWFTNFNYPNWGINSYKNASNVLVNSGTTTMIRDSYYGRPYIRMRPNSYFWPTGPNAGKNYFLDRAFTQRNNDSRFQNSFYTVYIANKATNNTAGAANNSRGIDYTLAVGDTAIWLPDFEVTGAPQFDGTRPFKGTIAPPSLWSNTIFPALKKFMDPSRGSNFNDPSTRPCVLYRFSEVYLVAAEAYFKAGDNVNAAAMLNVIRQRAAFRKTNTPAQNAAAVAAMTITPGDVTVDFILDERSRELFGEWQRWHDLVRTQSLVRRIQEWNPEAGPNIQSFHVLRPIPQSQIDRVTEGPAFPQNPGY, from the coding sequence ATGAAATACATAAAATATGCAATAGCGATCGCAGCGATAGTTGTTTCAGGCACCGGCTGTAAGAAGCTCCTGGAGGAAAAACCTCAGGCGCAAGTCGTTCCTTCTTTTTTCAATAGCCCTGCCGGGGTATTGGGAGGGATCGCCGGTGTGTACAATGACATGCGTAGCCAGTGGGGTACGGAAGGCTTTACCAACGAAATGCAGGCCGGTACGGATGAATTCATCCTCGGAGCCAGCGGTAGTGCCCCTATCTCTACCTATAATGGATTAAATGCCAGTAATTTTGGCGCCGCCTGGAATATTGCTTTTCAGGATATCAATACCCTCAACGGGGTGTTGCAATATGGTCAAACCATTGACCTCCCCGATGCCACCCGGAAACAATACCTGGCACAAGCCAAATTCCTCCGTGGATTCTGGTATTTCTATCTGGTGCAAACATTTGGAGATGTACCGCTTCACACTGAGTTCATCACGGTTCCATCACAGGCCGCTTCGCGCCAACCTGTATCGCAGATTTATGATCTGATTCTGCAGGACCTGACCGAAGCATCGGCAGATCTGCCCGACAGACCAACAGCCCCCTTCCTGGGGAAAGCAGCTACTAAACCAGTAGCCCAGTTTCTGTTGGCCAAAGCCTATCTCACCCGTGGATGGCTGACCAATAACAATGCTGATTTTGTTCAGGCTTCTACTATCTGCTCCACGATCATTGCCAATAAGGCCACCTATGGTTTGGATCTTTGGCAGGATTTTGGTGATGCCTTTGTGCCCGCAAATGATTATGGCAAAGAAACCATGTTCGTAAGCGACCACAGCATGGACCCTAAATATGGATATTATACGGTAGGTGGAGCAGCCAGCGGTGGCGCCGCCCAAAACTTGTCCCCCTGGTTTACCAATTTCAACTATCCCAACTGGGGGATCAACTCCTATAAGAATGCTTCCAATGTACTTGTGAACAGTGGAACAACCACCATGATCCGCGATTCCTACTATGGTCGCCCTTATATCCGGATGCGTCCCAACAGTTATTTCTGGCCCACTGGCCCGAACGCAGGAAAGAACTATTTCCTCGATCGTGCCTTTACACAACGGAACAATGATTCCCGTTTCCAGAATTCTTTCTACACTGTTTATATCGCCAACAAAGCCACCAACAATACAGCTGGTGCCGCCAACAACAGCCGTGGTATTGATTATACACTCGCTGTAGGTGATACCGCTATCTGGCTTCCTGATTTTGAAGTGACAGGCGCACCTCAGTTTGATGGTACGCGTCCGTTCAAAGGCACGATCGCTCCGCCCAGCCTCTGGTCGAATACGATCTTCCCCGCACTGAAAAAATTCATGGACCCCAGCCGTGGCTCTAACTTTAATGACCCATCAACCCGTCCTTGCGTATTGTATCGTTTCTCCGAAGTTTACCTGGTAGCAGCCGAAGCTTATTTCAAAGCTGGCGATAATGTCAATGCAGCAGCCATGCTGAATGTGATCCGTCAACGTGCCGCTTTCCGGAAAACCAATACACCCGCGCAAAATGCTGCAGCCGTGGCTGCCATGACGATTACACCGGGTGATGTAACAGTTGACTTTATATTGGATGAACGCAGCCGTGAATTGTTTGGCGAATGGCAAAGATGGCATGACCTGGTCCGTACCCAATCATTGGTACGTCGTATCCAGGAATGGAACCCCGAAGCAGGTCCCAATATCCAAAGTTTCCATGTGCTACGCCCGATTCCGCAAAGCCAGATCGATCGCGTGACCGAAGGCCCGGCCTTCCCACAGAACCCTGGCTATTGA